In Mycobacterium stomatepiae, the following are encoded in one genomic region:
- a CDS encoding PE family protein, whose protein sequence is MSFVTTQPEALAAAAGTLQGIGSALSAQNAAAAAPTTGVVPAAADEVSALTAAQFAAHAQMYQAVSAQATAIHEQFVNTLSISSGSYAATEAANAAAAG, encoded by the coding sequence ATGTCGTTTGTGACGACACAGCCGGAGGCTTTGGCCGCTGCAGCCGGGACCCTGCAGGGTATCGGTTCTGCTCTGAGCGCCCAGAACGCGGCTGCGGCGGCCCCGACGACCGGGGTGGTGCCGGCAGCGGCCGACGAGGTTTCGGCGCTTACTGCGGCTCAGTTTGCCGCACATGCACAGATGTATCAGGCAGTCAGCGCTCAGGCGACGGCGATTCACGAGCAGTTTGTGAACACGCTGTCGATCAGCTCGGGTTCGTACGCGGCTACGGAAGCCGCTAACGCGGCCGCTGCCGGCTAA
- a CDS encoding WXG100 family type VII secretion target — MATRFMTDPHAMRAMAGRFEMHAQTVSDEARKMWASSMNIAGAGWSGQAQATSYDTMGQMNQAFNNIVNMLHGVRDGLIRDANNYETQEQASQQALSH, encoded by the coding sequence ATGGCAACACGTTTTATGACCGACCCGCACGCGATGCGTGCGATGGCGGGCCGTTTTGAGATGCATGCGCAGACGGTGTCGGATGAGGCTCGCAAGATGTGGGCGTCGTCGATGAACATCGCCGGTGCGGGCTGGAGCGGTCAGGCCCAGGCCACGTCGTACGACACGATGGGTCAGATGAACCAGGCGTTCAACAACATTGTCAACATGCTCCACGGCGTGCGTGACGGGCTGATCCGTGACGCGAACAATTACGAGACGCAAGAGCAGGCCTCGCAGCAGGCCCTCAGTCACTAG
- a CDS encoding WXG100 family type VII secretion target yields the protein MSINYQFGDVDAHGALIRAQAASLEAEHQAIVRDVLAAGDFWGGAGSVACQEFITQLGRNFQVIYEQANQHGQKVQSAGNNMASTDSAVGSSWA from the coding sequence ATGAGCATTAATTACCAGTTCGGAGATGTGGACGCGCATGGCGCGTTGATTCGCGCGCAGGCCGCCTCGTTGGAGGCCGAGCACCAGGCCATCGTTCGCGATGTGTTGGCTGCCGGTGACTTCTGGGGTGGCGCCGGTTCGGTGGCGTGCCAGGAGTTCATCACCCAGTTGGGTCGCAACTTCCAGGTGATCTACGAGCAGGCCAACCAGCACGGGCAGAAGGTGCAAAGTGCCGGCAACAACATGGCCAGCACCGACAGCGCCGTCGGGTCCAGCTGGGCCTGA
- a CDS encoding ESX secretion-associated protein EspG: MDQQSTRTDITVNVDGFWMLQALLDIRHVAPELRCRPYVSTDSSDWLNDHPGMKVMREQRIVVDDAVNEEVAARMRVLAAPDLEVIALLSRGKLLYGVVDDETQPPGSRDIPDNEFRVVLARRGQHWVSAVRVGADITVDDVAVADSASIAALVLDGLESIHHAEPAAINAVNVPLDDMLEATKSWQESGFNVFSGGDLRRMGISAATVAALGQALSDPAAEVAVYARQYRDDAKGPSASVLSLKDGSGGRIALYQQARTAGSGEAWLAICPATPQLVQVGVKTVLDTLPYGEWKTHSRV; this comes from the coding sequence ATGGACCAACAGAGCACTCGCACCGACATCACCGTCAACGTCGACGGCTTCTGGATGCTCCAAGCATTACTGGACATCCGGCACGTCGCTCCGGAACTTCGCTGCCGTCCTTACGTATCCACCGACAGCAGCGACTGGCTCAACGACCACCCAGGCATGAAGGTGATGCGTGAGCAGCGCATTGTCGTCGACGACGCGGTCAACGAGGAAGTAGCGGCGCGGATGCGGGTACTCGCCGCGCCGGATCTAGAGGTCATCGCTCTGCTGTCGCGAGGCAAGCTGCTCTACGGCGTCGTGGACGACGAGACTCAGCCCCCGGGCTCTCGCGATATCCCGGACAACGAGTTCCGGGTGGTCCTGGCCCGACGCGGCCAGCATTGGGTCTCGGCGGTCCGCGTTGGTGCCGATATCACCGTCGACGACGTCGCGGTCGCGGACAGCGCGTCGATCGCAGCCCTGGTGCTGGACGGCCTGGAATCGATCCACCACGCAGAGCCCGCCGCGATCAACGCGGTCAACGTGCCGCTAGACGACATGCTCGAAGCCACCAAGTCGTGGCAAGAGTCCGGCTTCAACGTGTTCTCCGGCGGCGATCTGCGCCGGATGGGCATCAGCGCCGCCACCGTTGCCGCGCTGGGCCAGGCGCTTTCGGATCCGGCAGCCGAGGTTGCTGTGTATGCGCGCCAATACCGAGACGACGCCAAAGGCCCCAGCGCTTCGGTGCTTTCGCTAAAGGATGGTTCGGGCGGCCGTATCGCGCTTTACCAACAGGCGCGGACCGCCGGTTCGGGGGAGGCCTGGCTCGCCATCTGCCCGGCAACCCCCCAGCTGGTGCAAGTTGGCGTCAAAACCGTACTGGATACACTTCCGTACGGCGAGTGGAAGACCCACAGCAGGGTGTAA